The Gloeobacter violaceus PCC 7421 DNA window AGGTTGATCCGAGAAGGGCAAGTTCAGGTGCAGAAGAAAATACGGTCATCAACATCGTCCCCTCGTGGTAAACATGGACTTGAGCCTGCCTTTAACCAAGGCATAGATCCAAAGAACTATTTCGGGTTGGCACCGTCAAATCTACGGGTGCGCGATCTCCACAGCAAGACAAGTGCACTGCATCAGCATCTTGAAGAAGGTACGCTCGTGGCGGTTCCTGCAGTCGTGACGAATATCGCAGCCTGCGTCCGCTTTATTTTGTGGGGGGTATGCGTCTTTGCGCGCATTAGCGCAGAACTCAACTGCTGCACTTCACCTTGTCGATTCGCCGAGGCCAGTGAAGTGTTCCTGAGATCCTAGCACGGGGAGTTTAGAACAGGTGCAGCACGTCTTTCAGTAGGACGTAGGTAGCTACCAGCATAGCCAATCGTCCGTTCCAAATTTCAGCTTGAGGAGATAGACCGAAGACAAAAGCATTACGGTCTTGACCATTGTTCTCAACACTCTTATTGGAGTCCATGGAACGAAACCTCGAATGTGAAGATTTTTTAACTTACCGCCAGCATACTCCACCGCAGGGGCAACTGCCATCACTCCTTAGAGATCATCAATTTCCGAGGTGGAGGGATTTCTGGCAGGGAAGACTCATGTGACTTCTGTCGCAAAAATTCCTAAAAGCGCTACAAGTAGGCGAAAAAGCTCCACGTAAAACACCGCAGATAGTGTTTTTATTTTTTGCGACATAAACGGAACTCTTGCGAATCTATTGCTAAAATGCTGTCTCGGCTTTAACGAGTGACGAAGTTTACATCCAAGCTTCCAGATGCGTTACAGTGTGAAATATAAGCAAGAGCCCAAAACAATCGAGTTTTTTCCGCTAGAGCCCAAATGGTACAGGGTGCTCCCGGGCCGAAACTTCGCTTCAATCAAGAGCACTTACTTATTGACAATTACGTCTGTAAGTGACCTTAGAAAAGCTGAAGGTTTTATGAGACCAATCCTTGAGTCGCTTGGGTTTCAGGAAGAATGCTTCATTGTTTTCAGGATTATTGACTTAGCAGCACAGCGTTCAGAGCATAATCTCTACCAAGTCGGTGAAATATGGCTAAGCTATTTCGGTTCATTCCTACTCCTGAAGCCATTCAGGATAGATCCAATGTTAGCGCCTTGAAGAAACGGTTGGATTGGGGCGAACCTGCTCTGACCATTGTTGATGTCAGAGATAAAAATGCATTCAACACCAGGCACATTGCAGGAGCTATTGCAATGCCCATGGGCGAACTGATTGAGCGTGCTAACGACAGCCTCGAACAAGTCCGTGACATCTATGTTTATGGTGAGACGGATGAACAAACGGCAGAGGCCGCATCCAGGTTGCGTGGTGCAGGGTATGAGCATATCGCTGAACTGGTAGGGGGACTGACAGCCTGGAAAGCAGCTAAATATCCAATTGAAGGAGTTTAGAGCAGCTTTCAGGTGTCGGAGGTCAGGGTAAAAACGGCTGCCCAGCCAGGTTTTCAGCCGAACGGCTGCTTCTACAGCAACGGAAAGGCGCTTTAGAATCCAGGCGGCTCCGTTGCGTGCACCGGGTGTGCTTGAGTGGGGAGCTCACCCAATGACCATTCATGGGCAAACGTACTCCTGCTCATCGACCTGCCCTGTTCAAGTGCTCACGGGATGCGCAACGAGCTGTGCCGGCAGAGTGTGCTTTGCGCGGATTTCTGAAGCATTTTTTGATCTTTCCTGAACGATCGTGAGCCATTTGCGCTCCAGCCGGCGCTTTCTCAGGCGAAGGGGCAATCAGGACGACACACTCCTGGTTGGCCGCAGAGTACTACATAGAATCCTGGAGGGCAGAAATGGTATTTGCTGGCGGTGGATTTCTCAGCCAACTCGCCGCTGGAATCGGAACCGTTGTGGGCGGCGATGCGATTCTCAGCGAAATGAAAGAAGATGACGGAACGCAGGGTGCCTCTGCCCAGGCGGGTGCGCAAACGGACCCCTACGGCGGGGAGAGTATGGGCTACGCCTCGGGTGCCGGCATGGTTGCCGGCTCGGATATGTATACTGACGCCTATGCTCCTGGAGGGTATAGCGATGTCGGCGCGACGGCGGGCGATCCGTACATGTCCGGGATGACGGACTACGGTTCTATGGGGTTGGAAGCCGGTTTCGAGCAACCCTACGGCGGGATGATGGGTGGGGATGATTTCGGTTTTGCCCAGGGATACGGCGAGGACGAGAGCTTCACGGCGATGGGCGGCTTCGACGTGGGTGCCGAGGATGCTGAGATGCAGGGCGGATTCGGTACAGGGGTCCAGGACGATGAGATGGAGGGCGAATTCGGCGAAAAACAATTAGCGCAGCTTGAAGAAGAGGAAGGCTCTTTGCCCGGGGAGGAACCTGGAGAGGAAGGCGATCTGCTGGGCGACGCCTTCAGCGATGTGGGCGACGTCGCCTCGGAACTTGGTGATTTTGATCTTTTCGGAGCGGTCGGGGAAATTGGTGAAGGGATTGGCGATTTCTTCGGCAATATCTTTTAGCTGCCCAATGCAAAGGCAACGGGGGCGCTCTGCATCATCGGAGCGCCCCCGTTGCGTTAAAGACAGCTTACCGAGGGCACTGGGTTCAAAGCCCCGCCCTTCGAGGGCGGCTTTGTGACAATATGCACACATCGCTGGGGACGCCCTTTGCGGGATATCCTTCGCCGGACTCCTATAAGCACAAACAGACCAAGAGCGTAGCGACCTCTTCAACTTGGAATTTCTCCAGTCCGTCTGGGGTGCAGCGGCGGGATACGCCGTCAAGAAGCCTGTGGAGGTCACCGGAGTACCGGGCCAGTGAAGCAGGAAGGAATCTCCGGCCTTCAAGGCTGGGGAGATACCGTCTTGTCCGTCAAGCTCTTAACGAAATCTTTTGCGCAATCACAGCTACACAGGCAGCACAGAGGCGGCTGGGTGTCCTTTGACGCACTCAGCCCCCTCCAGTGGGAGCGAACTCTACTTTTGTTCAAGGCAATTTCAGCCGGCCTGGGCTTGGCGGGCTTGGGTGTCGAAGGGCCGACCGGACTGCAGGACCCCGAAAGCATAGTGCAACAGTTTGCGCATCACTGCACCGACAACA harbors:
- a CDS encoding rhodanese-like domain-containing protein, with protein sequence MAKLFRFIPTPEAIQDRSNVSALKKRLDWGEPALTIVDVRDKNAFNTRHIAGAIAMPMGELIERANDSLEQVRDIYVYGETDEQTAEAASRLRGAGYEHIAELVGGLTAWKAAKYPIEGV